In Archocentrus centrarchus isolate MPI-CPG fArcCen1 chromosome 21, fArcCen1, whole genome shotgun sequence, the following are encoded in one genomic region:
- the nabp1a gene encoding SOSS complex subunit B2: MAAPTNEALFLIKDVKPGSKNLNIVFIVLEIGRVTKTKDGHEVRSCKVADKSGSIAISVWDELGSLIQPGDIIKLTRGYASIWKGCLTLYTGRGGDLQKIGEFCMVYSEVPNFSEPNPELLAQANQQNKSGKPDQNQRGNSPPNQNSGTPAPPGNGAMPPFANNNQPPSAPRDPAFGNVGRPNGRSPGNGAPAVTAAGPPPATKSSVTISNGRDPRRAKR, from the exons ATGGCAGCACCTACAAACGAGGCCTTGTTTTTGATAAAGGATGTGAAGCCTGGCTCGAAAAACTTGAATATCGTGTTCATCGTTTTGGAAATAG gGCGAGTAACCAAAACGAAAGATGGCCATGAGGTACGCTCATGCAAGGTGGCAGACAAGAGCGGGAGCATAGCTATCTCAGTTTGGGATGAACTCGGCAGCCTTATTCAGCCAGGGGATATCATCAAGCTGACCAGAGG CTATGCATCTATATGGAAAGGCTGCCTGACCCTGTACactggaagaggaggagatcTGCAGAAGATTGGAGA GTTCTGCATGGTGTATTCAGAAGTGCCCAACTTCAGTGAACCAAACCCAGAGCTATTAGCCCAAGCAAACCAGCAAAACAAGTCT GGTAAGCCTGACCaaaaccagagggggaactcTCCGCCCAATCAGAATTCAGGTACACCTGCCCCACCAG GTAACGGTGCCATGCCGCCATTTGCCAACAATAACCAACCACCCAGCGCACCCCGTGATCCTGCGTTTGGGAACGTCGGGCGGCCCAATGGTCGGTCGCCTGGCAATGGAGCCCCTGCAGTCACTGCTGCCGGACCCCCACCAGCTACAAAGTCCTCAGTTACAATTAGCAACGGCAGGGACCCACGACGTGCCAAAAGATGA